In a genomic window of Trichoderma atroviride chromosome 4, complete sequence:
- a CDS encoding uncharacterized protein (BUSCO:EOG092D05PP) — MSLPNGQAAWPPPGLHHSASSRNLQILDDGLARVTTPVDSSLVLMPEATLDIEDERRRAHFADLFQKSEEKIALLFADDGSHNLNAIEALRRYPPTPTITLPPTTDHEPIKEPPLKKAKRTINEDDYDDDEEDEDDEDTSSAVPKPQSAAAASNALLSPKSGNSPVLSATSPGRIADKARSQDGSQTKSKPGDDDPIKQLDDVRIATEAAARRSFHTIIYTLENDRTAMLEQQQLEDSEKQLQAEMENNNNANVTGSQAANQGSLSSANLGASSLTLKHLIARIDMKRDQVKASDAELRLLMNEVRKNRSKWASEDNVNQEELYEALEKVLTELKAHTEYSTPFLTRVNKRDAPDYYNFIKNPMDLGTMTKKLKSLSYKSKTEFVVDLNLIWDNCLKYNQDMNHPLRRMANGMRKEAEKLIPLIPDLTIRSRAEVEAEERRKQNGGEDDGGEDSDDEPIMSSRGRKATTKGANKSRKAPNDPKEDTPVVDQKPILQVNGLLGKLGREGSEIDGSNGFATPPIAGSFTPGAANGPSGITSNADAMDIDGPSINGMSLNQAFGQAAEQAFEDEEYKIWKQSTKKDRALTAKERFLLFKDNKLSTDSPALLRSKAGMRRFLTRQKEAELSNSTEFDDSAKKAKDVPNKGPETLAEGIEEEKEQVIPDYYIPLSSIPDIPSKLQWMEDGEGQVINQHEDFLRLVPPNSFVSPQSKFTKKMDENIHQIQETRKLATKISVIKQMQVQSQVYTNQFPKSNSEPFRELDIEPHFIADDGPVMAPETCQNALKRSIAKILYTTGFEELQPSAVDAFTGIAADYFQKLVRTFNIYREAEKKTVQIGGETLVQPRFTNEEMILHTLDENGHDIASLESYTKDEVDRLTTKLSALHDRMKVHLADLLRPALAAEAGEDGAGAFNDGSDQFTSGDFAEDLGEDFFGFRALGLDKEMGLDFVSVPFHLLQSRVRNQYQMQSQTSGGSSSEIFETLPISEPVTKENIQHQVGLIKNFFLAKLHANGDQPLVEDEDLPTKQRKPRPRLGASGKIISAQKRPPKEQLALAKKKKKLEAAAAEARLNASPVKGGAVNATPVKKTPTPMPNGAVANPALLALAPSMERTDSMQSQGGMSQTDKDDTTGMMSPESIAQ; from the exons ATGTCACTTCCCAACGGCCAGGCAGCCTGGCCGCCGCCTGGGCTGCATCactccgccagcagcaggaatTTGCAGATTCTTGATGATGGTTTGGCGCGTGTAACGACCCCAGTCGACAGTTCGCTGGTGTTGATGCCTGAGGCAACCCTTGATATCGAAGACGAAAGACGACGCGCCCATTTCGCAGACTTGTTCCAAAAATCGGAAGAAAAGattgctcttctctttgccgATGATGGTTCTCATAATTTGAACGCGATCGAGGCTCTCCGACGATACCCCCCCACCCCTACTATTACCCTCCCCCCAACCACCGACCACGAACCTATCAAAGAACCGCCACTGAAGAAGGCGAAACGCACAATAAACGAAGATGAttatgatgatgacgaagaagatgaagatgacgaagataCTTCGTCCGCCGTACCCAAGCCTCAGAGCGCGGCCGCTGCCTCGAATGCGCTGTTATCGCCGAAATCGGGCAATTCTCCGGTGCTCTCGGCCACTTCCCCTGGCAGAATAGCAGATAAAGCGAGATCTCAGGATGGCTCACAGACCAAAAGCAagcctggagatgatgatccGATTAAGCAGCTCGACGACGTGAGGATAGCAACAGAGGCCGCCGCCCGACGGAGCTTCCACACCATCATATATACTTTGGAGAATGACCGAACAGCAatgcttgagcagcagcagctggaggatTCAGAGaagcagctccaagctgaGATGGAGAACAACAACAATGCAAATGTGACGGGGTCGCAGGCTGCGAATCAGGGTTCTCTCAGTAGCGCGAATCTCGGAGCATCAAGTCTTACGCTCAAACACCTCATTGCCAGGATAGACATGAAGAGAGATCAAGTCAAGGCTTCAGATGCTGAGTTAAGGCTTCTTATGAACGAAGTCCGAAAGAATCGCAGCAAATGGGCAAGCGAGGACAATGTCAACCAAGAAGAGCTGTACGAAGCTTTGGAAAAGGTGTTGACGGAGCTCAAGGCGCATACAGAGTACTCAACGCCATTTCTTACTCGTGTCAACAAGAGAGATGCCCCCGACTACTATAACT TCATCAAGAATCCCATGGATCTAGGCACAATGACTAAGAAGTTGAAATCACTCTCATACAAGTCAAAGACAGAATTTGTGGTTGATCTCAATCTGATCTGGGATAACTGTCTCAAGTACAACCAGGACATGAACCATCCTCTTCGCCGAATGGCCAACGGGATGCGGAAAGAGGCCGAAAAGCTGATTCCTCTCATACCGGATCTTACCATTCGATCTCGcgctgaagttgaagctgagGAACGGCGAAAGCAAAACGGAGGCGAGGATGATGGTGGCGAAGATTCCGATGATGAGCCTATCATGTCTTCTCGTGGCCGTAAAGCAACTACCAAGGGAGCCAATAAATCGAGGAAAGCTCCCAACGACCCAAAAGAAGATACCCCTGTGGTTGACCAGAAGCCTATTCTGCAAGTAAATGGATTGCTGGGTAAACTAGGTCGCGAAGGCTCGGAAATAGATGGAAGCAATGGCTTTGCTACACCTCCTATTGCTGGCTCTTTTACTCCCGGCGCAGCAAACGGCCCATCCGGAATCACGAGCAACGCCGACGCCATGGATATTGACGGTCCTAGCATCAATGGAATGAGCCTGAACCAAGCGTTTGGCCAGGCTGCTGAACAAGcttttgaagatgaagagtatAAAATCTGGAAGCAAAGCACAAAGAAAGATCGAGCTCTAACCGCCAAGGAACGCTTCCTACTTTTCAAGGATAACAAGCTCAGTACGGACTCACCCGCTCTGCTCAGAAGCAAAGCCGGCATGCGAAGGTTTTTGACTCGTCaaaaagaggcagagctgTCCAATAGCACTGAGTTTGATGACTCTGCgaaaaaagccaaagacgtTCCAAACAAAGGGCCTGAGACGCTAGCTGAGGGTattgaagaggaaaaggaacaAGTAATACCCGACTACTACATACCTTTGAGCAGCATCCCAGATATTCCATCAAAGTTGCAATGgatggaagatggcgaagGTCAGGTTATCAACCAGCATGAAGACTTCCTTCGGCTTGTACCGCCCAACTCATTTGTTTCACCTCAGAGTAAATTCACCAAAAAGATGGACGAAAATATCCATCAGAtacaagaaacaaggaagCTGGCAACAAAAATATCCGTCATCAAACAGATGCAGGTTCAGTCTCAG GTCTATACGAACCAATTTCCAAAGTCAAATTCGGAACCATTCAGAGAATTGGATATTGAGCCGCATTTTATTGCGGACGATGGCCCGGTCATGGCGCCTGAAACCTGCCAGAATGCTCTGAAGCGTTCTATCGCGAAAATTCTCTATACCACTGGATTTGAGGAGTTACAGCCTTCCGCCGTAGATGCTTTTACGGGAATCGCAGCCGATTATTTCCAAAAGCTTGTCCGGACATTCAATATCTATCGCGAAGCTGAAAAGAAAACGGTCCAGATTGGCGGCGAAACATTGGTACAGCCCCGTTTTACGAATGAGGAAATGATCCTTCACACTCTTGACGAAAATGGGCATGATATTGCATCTCTGGAGAGCTATACTAAGGACGAGGTCGACAGGTTGACCACTAAGTTGAGCGCTTTGCATGATAGGATGAAGGTTCATTTAGCAGACCTTCTCCGCCCGGCCCTTGCAGCAGAAGCTGGCGAAGatggtgctggtgctttcAATGACGGTAGCGATCAGTTTACCAGCGGAGATTTTGCCGAGGATCTTGGGGAAgatttctttggcttccgCGCTCTCGGATTGGACAAGGAAATGGGCCTTGACTTTGTGTCGGTACCGTTTCACTTGCTGCAGAGCAGAGTGCGTAACCAGTACCAGATGCAATCTCAGACCTCTGGTGGGTCCAGCAGTGAAATCTTTGAAACATTGCCCATTTCCGAGCCTGTTACGAAAGAGAATATTCAACACCAAGTCGGGCTTATCAAGAATTTCTTTCTGGCCAAGCTCCACGCTAACGGCGATCAACCTTTggtcgaagatgaggatttGCCTACCAAGCAACGCAAACCACGCCCTCGTCTTGGCGCAAGCGGCAAGATTATTTCCGCCCAGAAGCGGCCACCCAAGGAACAGTTGGCgcttgccaagaagaagaagaaactggaggctgcagcagctgaggctCGACTGAATGCATCTCCCGTGAAAGGCGGAGCTGTCAATGCAACTCCCGTGAAGAAAACGCCTACGCCCATGCCGAATGGTGCCGTTGCCAACCCAGCGCTCTTGGCTCTGGCACCAAGTATGGAGCGTACGGACAGTATGCAAAGCCAGGGCGGCATGAGCCAAACTGACAAAGACGACACCACTGGCATGATGAGCCCTGAGAGTATTGCGCAGTAG